One Archangium violaceum genomic window, AGCGCAGCGCCACCGTCGGGATGTTGTAGGCGCGGCCGGTGATGAGGCACAGCCGCTCCTGGTCGTACTTGGAGAGCGCGTACACGGACGAGAGCGCCGGAATCTTGGTCTCGGGCGTGGGCAGTGGCGAGAGCAGCTCTCCGTTGGCGCCGCGCAACTCCCAGTCACCGGACTGGAGCTGCTCCAGGGTGCGGTCGGTGCCGGGCACGAGGCGGCCGTCTGGCGTCCGGAAGAGCCCCTCGCCGTAGACGCTCATGCTGGAGGCCACCACCAGCCGCTCCACCGGACGCTCGATGAGTGCTTCCATCAACACCGCGGTGCCGATGTTGTTCACCGACGTATAGTGCTCCACCTCGTACATGCTCTGGCCCACGCCCACGGCCGCGGCGAAGTGGTAGACGGCGTCCACCCCCTCGAGCGCGCGCCGGACGGCCTGACGGTCACGCACGTCACCGACGATGAGCTCCACGTCCGGGTTGAGGTAGGACGGGCGCGCCCGGCTCTCCCCATGCACCTGCGGGAGCAGCGCGTCCAAGGCCCTGACGCGATAACCGTGTGCGATGAGCTCATCCGCCAGATGCGAACCGATGAAGCCCGCGCCTCCGGTGATGAGTACCTGCTTGCGCCTCATGTTCCCTCCCGACAGCCGCCGCGCCCTGTCCGCGCGCGCCCTGGTGGTTGCGTGGTCAGGAGCCAGCCCGATGTGCGACGGCTCCTTCGTTCCGCAGGAAGAGTAAGCACCGTGCTGCCTGGCGGTACCCCTGGTCCGGCGGGTCCATCGCACTGTCGTTTACGCTTCTCCCCGAGCGCACGTGCAATTGGACCGGAGGCCCAGGACCCGGGGGCGGGTTGGACCAGCAGCGAACACATTCCCACCCGAAACGTTGGCTTCCGGAACCTACCTGAAATGTCGTGTGAAGCGCACACACGCGCCCCGAAGGGGCCTCGTGAAGAGCAGGTGGGCTCGGCGCTCTAGGCGACCGCGGAGGTAGTCCGCTGCGGCTCGGGGAGGGAGGGCAACTCGGGCAGCAGTCCACGGGTCTGCCGGCGCACCAGCGAGGCATAGTAGCCATCCAGGCGCATCAACTGCGCGTGGTTGCCTTCCTCGATGATCCGCCCGCCCTTGAGCACGAGGATGCGGTCCGCGTCCACCACCGTCGAGAGCCGGTGGGCGATGGCGAAGGTGGTACGGCCCTTCATCAGCTTGCCCAGTGCCTCCTGCACGAGCGCCTCGCTCTCCGCGTCGAGCGCGCTGGTGGGCTCGTCCAGGATGAGGATCGGCGGATTCTTCAGGAGCGAGCGCGCGATGGAGACGCGCTGGCGCTCACCCGCGGACAGGCGATTGCCACGCTCGCCCACCACGGTGTCATAGCCCTGCGGCAGGCGCGTGATGAACTCGTGCGCGTGCGCGGCGCGAGCCACGGCCTCGATCTCCTCCATCGAGGCGTTCGGCCGCCCGTAGGCGATGTTGTTGCGCACGCTCTCGTTGAAGAGCAGCGAGTCCTGTAGCACCACGCCGATGTGGCGCCGCAGCGACATCTGCTTGAGCGAGCGGATGTCCTTGCCGTCGATGCGCACCACGCCCTCCACCGGATCATAGAAGCGGCACAGCAGGCTCATCAGCGTCGTCTTGCCCGCGCCGCTCGGGCCTACCAGTGCGATCGTCTCGCCCGGCTTGACCTCGAGGTCGATGCCGTTGATGAGCGGCTTGTTGGGACCCGACGAGGACGGGTAGGCGAAGTGCACGTTCTCGAACGCCACCTCGCCCCGCACGCCCGTGACCTCCTCGGCATCCGGAGCGTCACCGAGACGATCCTGGGCGTCGAGGATGGAGAAGACCTGGTTGATCGCCACCGAGGCGGTCCGCAGGGTCTTGTACACGCCGCTCAGGCCCTGGACCGGACCGAAGAGGCCGCCGATGTAACCGAGGAACGCCACCAGGGTACCGGAGGTGATCTCCCCGCGAAGCACGAGCATGCCGCCAAAGCCAATCGACGCCACGCGCGCGACGAGCACGGTGATGCTCTGGCTGGCGCCCACGGTCGCGTCGAAGGCGACGCCGCGGGTGACCACGGAATTGGCCTCGCGCACGTCGTGCAGGAAGCGCTGCTTCTCGCGCTCCTCCATGGCGAAGCTCTTCACCGTCACGATGCCCGAGAGGACCTCGTTGAAGCGGGCGTAGATCTTCGTCCAGCGGTCCATGAGCGTCTGCTCCCGCTGGGTCTGCACGGGTGCCGCCCTGCGGGCGATCAACACCGGGATGGGCGCGAATGACAGCGCGAGCAGCGCCAGACGCCAATCCAGCCGGAACATGATGATCACGGAGACGATGAGGTAGGTCGCCGCCGGGATGACGTTGAAGGCCAGCTCGGTGATGGCGCCCACGAAGCCCTGCATGCCACGGTCGAGCTTCGTCATGATGGCGCCCACGCCCTCCTCGCGGTGGAAGCTCAGCGGGAGCCGGTGGAGACGCGTGACCGTGGCCTCGTTGAGCGAGAAGTGCACGGCGATGCGCGTGCGCCAGGTGAGCCAGTTGGAGGTGGCGCCGAGGACCTCACGCACCAGGCCGATGCCCACCAGGCCCGCCACGGCGATGAGCACCGCCTTCAAGGAGCCGTGCGAGCCGAGCTGATCGAAGACGTGCTTGAGCACCAGTGGTTCGATCGCACTCAAGCCCGCGGAGGTCAGGACGAGCAGGAGGATGATGGCGACCGTGCGCCGGTGCGGGCGGAGGAAACCCATCGCGCGCCACAGCGATCCACGAGAGACGAAAAGGGTCTGCATGGTCGCGACCTGAACGCCCGCGACGTTTCTTCCCTTCCGTTCACGCGGGGTAGGAGCGGCACCGCATACGATCGTCAGGAGGGCATGCGCGCTAACGAGAGGCAGCCCGCCAGTACGTGAGCAAGCAGGCAAACGTGGGGGAAATACACAATGGCCACTCGTCTCGCTGGGGTGCACCCCTTCACCGCGTCGCCTCGTACGCCGAGCCATCAACTCGTGGCACTCGTCCTGACCCTAGCGGTAGCCATGATCCTCGAAGGGTGCGCCACGGGCCCTCCGCGAGGGAGCCTGACGAGCGGCTACGGACTCCACTCACGAAGCGCTTCGTTGCGCCACGGCACCAACCCCTCGCAGCCAGTCGCCCCCCCTCGGACCTGGAGGTAGCTGGAGGTAGGAGGCGCGGGCGGTTTCCCCGAGCCAACGGCAGACGCCTTCCAGGTGGCACAGGAAGCGAGCGGTCTTGGGGAAGAGGCATGGCACCCGGTGGGCGCGGCGCTCGACCTGGAGCAGGCGCGCCAGCTTCTGGGCCGGTTGGCGAAGACGCCCCTGACACAGGGGCGCTTCGCCCCGCGCCGGGTGCTGTCCTGGCTGCTGCGCGAGGTGCTCGAGGGCGGCGAGCGAGTGGAGTACGCCGATTTGAAGTGGCGTGCCGAGCGCTTCTGGCTCCTGGTGCTGGTACGACCGGACGGCTACCTGGTGGCGGCCCTCACCGGAACTCCCCTCGAGCGTATGGGCCCACCCGAGCTCGTGGAGGGCGAATGGAAGGTGGGCCGCCTCATGGTGGGCGACTTCTACTTCTCACGCGGTGGCGTCTTCTATCCGGTCAGCGAGGCCCTGCGACGCGCGGACAGCCCACCCTTGGCCGAGTTGGGATTGGGGAGAGACCCACTCAACGCCGCACTCGACGGGGCCCAGGACGCCATCGGGGAGATGGCGGTGGCCCTGGCCCACTCCATCCTCCACCCCATCCGCACCGCAGATGAAAATGAGGGCAACACAGACTTCACCGTCGTTACCTTGAGGACCGATTGAGATGAGTGCTGACGTGAAGTTGGTTGCCTCGGGAGCACGTGCGCCCGTAGGGACGACGGCCGAGAGCGTGGCAGCGGCCGTGCGTGCGGGCATCAGCCGCGTGCGGCGTCTCCAGGTGCCAGAGTTGGGGCGCCAGTCCGCTTCGTTCCTCGCGCGGGACGCCCTGCTGGACCCGGGAGAATGGAACGGTGCGGCGCGCATGGCGGCACTCGGGGCGGCGGCGTTGGCGGAGGTCCTCGGAAAGCTGGCGCCGGCACTGACGCAGTGGAACGCCGAAGTGCCGGTGCTGGTGGGGCTACCCGAGGAGCGCCCGGGATGGAAGTCGGCGGATGCCGCGCGAGTTGTCGCCGCGCTCGCGGCCGTCGGAAATGTGCGCCTGCGGGTGGAGCCCCGACTGGCGGGCCACGCCTCGGCGCTGGAGGGATTGCAGGAGGCCGTGAGACGCGTGAGCCGCGCCGGAGGCTCGCCACTGGCGATAGTGGGGGGCGTCGACAGCTACCATGACGTCCAGACGCTGGCCTGGCTGCGCGAGCGCAACCAGTGGCTCGAGGAGGGGGCGCGTACGGGCTTCGCACCCGGCGAGGCCGCCGCCTTCGTGGCGGTGATGGCCTCGCCGGATGCGCGCCGGTGGGGACTGGCGCCCCACGCCACGGTGCGCATCGCCACCACGGCCCGGGAGACGCGGCTCATCCATACCGATGACCTCAACCTGGGCGAGGGGTTGACGGCCGCCGTGGGTGAGGCGCTCGCGCCGCTGGGTGGCACGCAAGTGCAGGTGGAGAACATCCACGGTGACATCAACGGCGAGCGCTACCGCTCCGAGGAGTGGGGCTTCGTCGCGCTGCGGCTGGGGGCGGCGTTCCACGACGCCTCCGCCGTGCACACGCCCGTGAGCAGTTGCGGCGAGGTGGGTGCCGCCACGGGGGCGCTGAACCTGGTCCTGTGCGCGCAGGCATGGCGGCGTCGGTATGCTCGCGGTCCCCGTGCGCTGCTCTGGGGCAGCTCGGAAGCCGGGTTGAGAGCCGCTGCGTTGCTGGAGGAGCCGCTGTCCGGAAGTAGAGTCGGAGCAAGACAATGACCAAGGTCACCGTCAATTTCCCGAAGACACCCGTCACCCAGGGCAGCTCGGGCGTCGCCGCGGCCACGCTGCCCAACGTCTGCAAGATGCCGGGCCCGCCGGCCCCTTTCGTGCCCACGCCCTTGCCGAATATCGGCAAGAGCGGCGACTCTCCCCAGGGCTACTCCAAGACGGTGACCATCGAGGGGAACCCCGTTGCCATCACCGACGCCAGCTTCGGCAGCCAGGGCGACATGGCCAGCAAGGGTACGGGGGGAGGTCTCATCTCCAGCAATACCCATGGCCCCACGAAGTTCCTTGGCCCCGGCTCGATGAACGTCAAAATCGAGGGCAAGAACGTGCAGTTGCTGGGCGACCCCATGCTCAACAACTGCGGCCCCTCGGGCAGCCCCGCCAATGCCGCCACGATGACGGGCATCATCCAGGCCTCCGGAGTCATGGCGGTCATCTACGGTGACGACGCGCCGTGCGGACTCTGCGGGAAGACGCACCCGCTGGAAGCCGGCGAGGAGACGCAGACGGCGATAGCAACACTGCTTGAACGGCTGCAGAAGGCCATCGACGCCCAGAAGCAACAGATTCTCGAGTATGCCAATTCAAAGAGAGAGGAGAGAGATAAAGAGCGAAGGTTTGAAGAGCTAAACAGAAAGAACACGGACGAAAACAGAAGAAGCGGGAAAGGACCAAACCCTGCCGAGAGAGCAGAGCTGGCAAGACTGCCGGGCGAACTTTCAACTCTTTCGGGCAAAATCGCTGCCCTCGAAGACTTCTTCTGCAGAAACGCCGTGCTTCGATACAACAGAGACCGTAAATCCTACGTCAAGGGCTATATGGTTGGCGCCATGGTCTGTGTGTGTAAAGGCCAGAAGCTCGCGGCCTGCTCAGGCCAAGCGCCTCCCGGCTTCGTGGAAGTCGTAAGGTCAGTGGGCTTCGAGTGTGCAAGCCAGCCCGTCGACTCAGCGATTGAGAGAGAAGTCTGGGACTGTGCCGCCAAGCAGATCATGGAGAAGCACAGAGGACACAGCCCCAAACAACTTATCGAGCGCCTATTCTACCCAGCGGTAGAAGGCTTTAAGCCCGACAGGGGACCCAAGATTAAATTCAGGGTTCGGAAAGAAGACCTGCACACCAAGAAACTCTCCGAACCAGAGGAGCACGAGCAGATATTCAAAAATGGCGAGAACGTCCCATCGTGTGCGGACTGCCAGGAGAAGCTTCCGGCAATGTACTGCAAAACAAATTGCACCTGACTCGGGAGCCTAGAAATGAGAGCATTCGTCGAATTCGTCGAAAAATACCGCCCCGGCTTCTCCAAGGAAATTGTCCCGGCGGATGAAATCGACATCGCAATCCTGGAGAAAAAAGCGGGCCCCCTTCCAGGTGCATATCGTCGTTTCCTGGAGACCATGGGAGCGAGCATGGGTGAACTTGAACTCGCCGAGGCATCCTTCTCCATTGACGGAGCCCTCGATGTCTATAGCTCCAAGACATGGCTACAACATGGGCGATACATTCCTGTGGCTGGAGATAATGGGCCCTCCAGCTTCGATTGGTTCCTTGATCGTTCGAATCCTCATGGACCCGATGACTGCCTGGTGGTCCGAAGGGCACTGGAGAAGAACTACCCCCCGGAAGCCAGTTCTCCCAAGTACGTGGGGCTGGAGGAATTTCTCTACTACGAAGCCTTCAAGGAGCTTCGCCTGCCACAGTTGCCCTTCCGGCGGAAGTTCTCCTCACCGGAGGACGTCAAGGCTGCGGCCGAATACCGCTCGGATGCAATAACGAAGCTGGCGGAAGAGAGGGGCTTCATGCGCATTTCGCCCGTCGAGCACTGCGCGCTGTACGAGCGAGGAGACGCCGCGCTGCTACTCTACCGACACCCAACGCGGCCCACCTTCTCATTCATTCTGGGCTGCGAAGATTCGGCGGAGATGGAGCGACTGGCCCGGGATTTCGAGGCGCGAACGGGACTGAAGGGCATCGTCACGAGGTAGGCGGAGCCGTGATGCTCTGACATGGGGCACAACACGGCGGAGTGGACGCGCAGCTCGCGAGGGCCGCGGCAAGCAACTACTGCTCGGAGAGCCAGGCGCAGGCTGTGGGCGCGCTGGGCTGGCTCCTCATCCTTTCCAAGGAACCCATGACGGCGAGCAACCCCGAGCACGTGGCATTCACCGCACGTGTGCGCGAGCTGCTCGACCGGGCAGGACTCATCGAACGGCCGGAACCCGAGCCCGAGGGCTGGTGACACCCACAGGGGCTCGGGTCCGAACCCGGACTCAGCCGTAGATGCGATCGAGCGCGCCCGCCACCTGGACGAGACGCTCGGACTCCGGATCGAAGCGGGCCCCATGGGCCAGGCGCGTGGCCCAGTCCACCGCGGCCCGGCCTCCCCATGCATCCGGCGGATCCGCGAGGCGCTCACGCCGGGTGCCCCAGAACAGGTCCGCCGTGAAGTCGTAGAACGAGCCGTTCACGTTGCGGAACGCGGCGCCGCCCTTCGTCGAGAAGGCCAGGTCGACCAGGTGGATGCCCAGGTCCATCACGCACCCGCCGCCCGCGAGCTTCGGATCATAGAACCATGCCTTGTCCGGGCCGTAGGCGTTGTGGAAGACCAGTCCGTCGAGCCCCAGCTCGAGCAGCGCGTCGAGCGGCCGGTGCGCAACCCCATACGAACCGCAGATGAAAATGAGGGCAACACACATCATGCCATCGGCCTCCGACGCCGACGCTTGGTTTCAGTATTTCAGCCCGGTTGCACTTGGGTGTGGGCCATCATCTCCAGCATGCCTCATGCATCGCGAGTCAGCCCGGGCCTGTAGGGTTGCCCGGTAGAGACACGTTCAGCTGATTGACTCGCTGCACCCCATGGGGTAGTTCGGCTCCAGCAAGGGCCCCATCCACGTCGTCCATCCAGCGCCCTGTCATGACGTTTCGCAGAGGGGGGAGTTCCCATGAATCACCTGTTGTCTTTGCACGCCTCCTCACCCGAGGTGGCGTTGGAGCCTCTTTGGGAGAGCCGCTTCGGGCGCATCATCGGAACGGACGGGAGAGTCTCGTCCTGCGTTGTGGCAAAGCCAGCCTGACACTGCTGCGCAGCGGGCCAATCAGGGGGACGTGACATGGTATTGGTGGACGTGCTGGAGGAGCACCTGGACGAGGCGGCCTTCCGGTGGTTGCAGTGGGAAAGAGCCCTGGTGGCACCGGACTTCAGCCTGGTGGAAACCACGAGATTGGAGGAACTCCTCCTCGCGCACCTGGACGGGCTGGTGATTGGAGCGTCCACTGCGGCCGATGCCGTGCTACGCCCGGCCTTCGAAACAGAGGATGCCACACGTATCTCCGCGGCAGCCCATGTGCTGCTGGCACTGGGCGAAGTGGACGAGGTGCTGCTGGTGCGGCTGCGTGGCGCCGAGCCCGAAGCCCGCGCCGCCATACGGCGGGCGCTGGAACTCAGCGAGGCACCCGGGCTGGGCGCGCGCCTGCTCGACCTGCTGAAGCAGGAGGACAGCTCCTTGCAGGCCGAGGTGTTGGAGACGTTGGCCTTCCGCCGGGAAGCGCCTCCCGAGGTGCTGGCGCCCTTCTTCACCCACGACGAGCCGCGGGCACGGGTGGCGGCCCTACGTGGCACATGGCCACTGCCAGCAGACGCGGTGCACAGGCTGCTCCCCAGGTTGCTGGACTCCGCGCACCCTGGCATTCGCGCGGTGGCAATGGAGGCGGGAATGGCGTC contains:
- a CDS encoding SMI1/KNR4 family protein; the protein is MRAFVEFVEKYRPGFSKEIVPADEIDIAILEKKAGPLPGAYRRFLETMGASMGELELAEASFSIDGALDVYSSKTWLQHGRYIPVAGDNGPSSFDWFLDRSNPHGPDDCLVVRRALEKNYPPEASSPKYVGLEEFLYYEAFKELRLPQLPFRRKFSSPEDVKAAAEYRSDAITKLAEERGFMRISPVEHCALYERGDAALLLYRHPTRPTFSFILGCEDSAEMERLARDFEARTGLKGIVTR
- a CDS encoding DUF4150 domain-containing protein gives rise to the protein MTKVTVNFPKTPVTQGSSGVAAATLPNVCKMPGPPAPFVPTPLPNIGKSGDSPQGYSKTVTIEGNPVAITDASFGSQGDMASKGTGGGLISSNTHGPTKFLGPGSMNVKIEGKNVQLLGDPMLNNCGPSGSPANAATMTGIIQASGVMAVIYGDDAPCGLCGKTHPLEAGEETQTAIATLLERLQKAIDAQKQQILEYANSKREERDKERRFEELNRKNTDENRRSGKGPNPAERAELARLPGELSTLSGKIAALEDFFCRNAVLRYNRDRKSYVKGYMVGAMVCVCKGQKLAACSGQAPPGFVEVVRSVGFECASQPVDSAIEREVWDCAAKQIMEKHRGHSPKQLIERLFYPAVEGFKPDRGPKIKFRVRKEDLHTKKLSEPEEHEQIFKNGENVPSCADCQEKLPAMYCKTNCT
- a CDS encoding NAD-dependent epimerase/dehydratase family protein; this translates as MRRKQVLITGGAGFIGSHLADELIAHGYRVRALDALLPQVHGESRARPSYLNPDVELIVGDVRDRQAVRRALEGVDAVYHFAAAVGVGQSMYEVEHYTSVNNIGTAVLMEALIERPVERLVVASSMSVYGEGLFRTPDGRLVPGTDRTLEQLQSGDWELRGANGELLSPLPTPETKIPALSSVYALSKYDQERLCLITGRAYNIPTVALRFFNVYGPRQALSNPYTGVLAIFASRLLNGNSPLIFEDGMQQRDFVNVHDVALACRLALEVRDAAGHVLNIGSGQAVTVRDVAKAIGEVMGKPHIRPAVTGKYRMGDIRHCFADITQARKVLGYEPQIGFQQGLAELAQWLEGQVATDRVAEARAELEARGLTV
- a CDS encoding Gfo/Idh/MocA family protein, producing the protein MMCVALIFICGSYGVAHRPLDALLELGLDGLVFHNAYGPDKAWFYDPKLAGGGCVMDLGIHLVDLAFSTKGGAAFRNVNGSFYDFTADLFWGTRRERLADPPDAWGGRAAVDWATRLAHGARFDPESERLVQVAGALDRIYG
- a CDS encoding ABC transporter ATP-binding protein, which translates into the protein MGFLRPHRRTVAIILLLVLTSAGLSAIEPLVLKHVFDQLGSHGSLKAVLIAVAGLVGIGLVREVLGATSNWLTWRTRIAVHFSLNEATVTRLHRLPLSFHREEGVGAIMTKLDRGMQGFVGAITELAFNVIPAATYLIVSVIIMFRLDWRLALLALSFAPIPVLIARRAAPVQTQREQTLMDRWTKIYARFNEVLSGIVTVKSFAMEEREKQRFLHDVREANSVVTRGVAFDATVGASQSITVLVARVASIGFGGMLVLRGEITSGTLVAFLGYIGGLFGPVQGLSGVYKTLRTASVAINQVFSILDAQDRLGDAPDAEEVTGVRGEVAFENVHFAYPSSSGPNKPLINGIDLEVKPGETIALVGPSGAGKTTLMSLLCRFYDPVEGVVRIDGKDIRSLKQMSLRRHIGVVLQDSLLFNESVRNNIAYGRPNASMEEIEAVARAAHAHEFITRLPQGYDTVVGERGNRLSAGERQRVSIARSLLKNPPILILDEPTSALDAESEALVQEALGKLMKGRTTFAIAHRLSTVVDADRILVLKGGRIIEEGNHAQLMRLDGYYASLVRRQTRGLLPELPSLPEPQRTTSAVA